In a genomic window of Acidilobus saccharovorans 345-15:
- a CDS encoding radical SAM/SPASM domain-containing protein: MKVSEGFSPAGPDPDDGRRGNIGHLLAGVRLVFNNPVTRASLRLASRTVRVKYGDGTVKEAPLIYHALSRFVGEQIVECPLYARFLIPIIDKTIEFGIRMLHGDVEDARKSISDPAIRRGVALVMKGLGLYGVTVPQKMPAPFLIVWNFTNMCNLRCIHCYQRAGAPTPDELTLEEKLRVVDELDRAGVASIALSGGEPTIHPHFHAVLKAIASRGIHAAVATNGWVFANINELEKAKEEGLKYVEVSIDSASPEKHDKFRGVPGSWERAVKALENAVKLGMDHGMAVTITKMNIDEVKELLDLAEDIGVKRVIFFNFVPTGRGLENVWLDLDPVEREKFLRSIYQEMKRRPGLQIVSTAPQYGRVALQVSGGQEVAPTHFAVSGDPIVRAVAEFVGGCGAGRIYAAIQPNGDVSPCVFLPVVVGNLRKQSFWDIWTKTPLFNDLRDRDKLKGYCRVCPYRNICGGCRARAYGYYGDPLAPDPGCIYNFKEWQQLASKAPRVRVVNAKETSGRE, from the coding sequence GTGAAGGTGAGTGAGGGCTTCTCCCCAGCAGGGCCGGACCCTGATGACGGCAGGAGGGGCAACATAGGTCACCTGCTGGCCGGCGTCAGGCTGGTGTTCAACAACCCTGTGACCAGGGCGTCGCTTAGGCTGGCGTCAAGGACCGTGAGGGTCAAGTACGGCGACGGCACGGTGAAGGAGGCGCCCCTTATCTACCACGCCCTCAGCAGGTTCGTTGGGGAGCAGATAGTAGAGTGCCCCCTCTACGCCAGGTTCCTCATACCAATAATAGACAAGACCATAGAGTTTGGCATCAGGATGCTTCACGGCGACGTCGAGGACGCGAGGAAGTCTATAAGCGACCCCGCCATAAGGAGGGGCGTCGCCCTCGTAATGAAGGGGCTGGGCCTCTACGGAGTCACCGTGCCCCAGAAGATGCCCGCGCCATTCCTAATAGTGTGGAACTTCACAAACATGTGCAACCTCAGGTGCATACACTGCTACCAGAGGGCGGGGGCCCCGACACCTGACGAGCTGACGCTTGAGGAGAAGCTCAGGGTGGTTGACGAGCTCGACAGGGCCGGCGTGGCCTCGATAGCCCTCAGCGGAGGGGAGCCCACGATACACCCGCACTTCCACGCGGTGCTTAAGGCCATAGCGTCGAGGGGCATACACGCGGCGGTGGCCACCAACGGCTGGGTCTTCGCTAACATAAACGAGCTTGAGAAGGCCAAGGAGGAGGGACTGAAGTATGTCGAGGTCTCGATAGACAGCGCCAGCCCGGAGAAGCACGACAAGTTCAGGGGCGTGCCCGGCTCCTGGGAGAGGGCGGTGAAGGCCCTTGAGAACGCGGTGAAGCTTGGCATGGACCACGGCATGGCTGTGACCATAACTAAGATGAACATAGATGAAGTGAAGGAGCTCCTGGACCTGGCCGAGGACATAGGGGTGAAGAGGGTGATATTCTTCAACTTTGTGCCCACCGGAAGGGGCCTCGAGAACGTCTGGCTGGACCTCGACCCCGTGGAGAGGGAGAAGTTCCTCAGGAGCATATACCAGGAGATGAAGAGGAGGCCAGGGCTTCAGATAGTGAGCACGGCGCCCCAGTACGGCCGCGTCGCACTGCAGGTCAGCGGAGGCCAGGAGGTGGCCCCAACGCACTTCGCCGTCAGCGGTGACCCGATAGTTAGGGCCGTCGCTGAGTTCGTCGGCGGCTGCGGCGCCGGAAGGATATATGCGGCCATACAGCCCAACGGGGACGTCTCCCCCTGCGTCTTCCTCCCGGTGGTGGTAGGGAACCTCAGGAAGCAGAGCTTCTGGGACATCTGGACCAAGACCCCGCTCTTCAACGACCTCAGGGACAGGGACAAGCTGAAGGGGTACTGCAGGGTCTGCCCCTACAGGAACATATGCGGCGGCTGCAGGGCCAGGGCCTACGGCTACTACGGCGACCCCCTGGCCCCTGACCCAGGGTGCATCTATAACTTCAAGGAGTGGCAGCAGCTGGCGTCGAAGGCGCCAAGGGTGAGGGTAGTCAACGCTAAAGAGACCTCAGGGCGGGAGTGA
- a CDS encoding DUF4382 domain-containing protein: protein MTRVRASAIAAIVIVIIAVAAGGAYLAVSRSQGSVYVYISDPGRGGNVTTTGIYLTVTSIMVHSASTGKWLTITNRTITVLLSSVPQAVAQANLPPGVYNEVRLYVSSVTVQLGSVNVSAKLPSNALKIPIVNGGLNVTAGRRAYLVISMGPHVTQAAGGYIVSPVAVAYAYYAPPNTTTNTTA from the coding sequence GTGACTCGAGTGAGGGCCTCGGCAATAGCGGCCATAGTGATAGTGATTATAGCCGTGGCTGCGGGAGGCGCGTACCTGGCCGTTTCAAGGTCTCAGGGCTCTGTCTACGTCTACATAAGCGACCCCGGCAGGGGAGGTAACGTTACTACTACAGGAATATACCTCACGGTGACGTCAATCATGGTGCACTCGGCCAGCACGGGCAAGTGGCTTACAATAACTAACAGGACCATAACCGTGCTGCTCTCCAGCGTGCCCCAGGCGGTGGCCCAGGCCAACCTGCCGCCAGGCGTCTACAACGAGGTTAGGCTCTACGTGAGCTCCGTCACTGTGCAGCTCGGCTCCGTAAACGTCTCAGCGAAGCTCCCGAGCAACGCGCTCAAGATACCGATAGTTAACGGGGGCCTCAACGTGACCGCCGGCAGGAGGGCGTACCTGGTCATATCAATGGGCCCGCACGTGACGCAGGCGGCCGGAGGCTACATAGTGAGCCCTGTGGCCGTCGCCTACGCCTACTACGCGCCGCCGAACACCACGACTAACACCACCGCCTAG
- a CDS encoding inosine/xanthosine triphosphatase — translation MAEGPCLDVALGSQNPVKVDGVREAFEAFYGCATVIPVSVSGLPPQPVGLEQTRRLAILRASRALEAARAHVGVGVESGMFKVDSAWYVTTIACVMKGGKVACGASPAFEVPEDLARESMSSELDRAVEARYGIRDIGSREGIIGLMTKGIVVRKDLVRWASLMALAGLNGLPRAP, via the coding sequence TTGGCTGAGGGGCCCTGCCTGGACGTTGCCCTGGGGAGCCAGAACCCCGTCAAGGTCGACGGCGTCAGGGAGGCCTTTGAGGCCTTCTACGGGTGCGCCACTGTAATTCCTGTCAGCGTCAGCGGCCTGCCTCCCCAGCCTGTGGGCCTTGAGCAGACGAGGAGGCTGGCCATACTTAGGGCGTCAAGGGCCCTTGAGGCCGCCAGGGCCCACGTTGGGGTAGGCGTCGAGTCTGGCATGTTCAAGGTTGACAGCGCGTGGTATGTCACAACTATTGCCTGCGTAATGAAGGGCGGCAAGGTGGCCTGCGGCGCCTCCCCCGCCTTTGAGGTGCCTGAGGACCTGGCCAGGGAATCCATGAGCTCCGAGCTTGACAGGGCGGTTGAGGCCAGGTACGGCATAAGGGACATAGGCTCAAGGGAGGGCATAATAGGGCTCATGACAAAGGGAATTGTGGTGAGGAAGGACCTGGTCAGGTGGGCCTCCCTGATGGCGTTAGCCGGGCTTAATGGCCTCCCTCGAGCGCCTTGA
- a CDS encoding FprA family A-type flavoprotein: MSYADLSSAVKVVDGVYWVGVNDTRKVRFENMWPIPEGISYNAYVIGTGGGYVLVDGVEEEYTDLYLAKLSKVVDDMDKVKYIVVNHLEPDHQGSLEETLRRARNAKVLISAVGARMIRDFYDVPEDRVVPVKDGDRLEVDGKILRFIYTPWLHWPETMVTLDETDSVLFTCDVFGSYVALRGGLFDDQLEMEHYIEEAKRYYVNIVGRYTKNTIDALNKLSAVLDKVKVIAPAHGPLYRGDPRLPVKLYYDWALPRLEPEVSILYISMYGHTVDAVKRLSDIVKSHGLRVRLIDAAEEHMSYALSYSNNSAAVLTVFPTYDASIPMPLNNILYTYQVKMFGRGRAAGVVTSYGWGPVAKLAADTLTKAGFRVVEPLVTLRTRPRKEELEALDKLGERIAEEALKALEGGH; this comes from the coding sequence GTGAGCTACGCGGACCTCAGCTCCGCAGTTAAGGTAGTTGACGGGGTTTACTGGGTTGGCGTCAACGACACCAGGAAGGTAAGGTTCGAGAACATGTGGCCCATACCTGAGGGGATCTCCTACAACGCCTACGTCATAGGGACGGGCGGCGGCTACGTGCTCGTTGACGGCGTTGAGGAGGAGTACACCGACCTCTACCTGGCCAAGCTGAGCAAGGTAGTTGACGACATGGACAAGGTCAAGTACATAGTGGTGAACCACCTTGAGCCGGACCACCAGGGGTCCCTGGAGGAGACGCTGAGGAGGGCGAGGAACGCCAAGGTGCTGATATCTGCAGTGGGCGCCAGGATGATAAGGGACTTCTACGACGTGCCTGAGGACAGGGTGGTTCCAGTTAAGGACGGCGACAGGCTTGAGGTAGACGGAAAGATCCTGAGGTTCATCTACACGCCCTGGCTCCACTGGCCTGAGACCATGGTGACCCTTGATGAGACTGACTCCGTGCTCTTCACGTGCGACGTCTTTGGCTCCTACGTGGCCCTGAGGGGAGGGCTCTTCGACGACCAGCTTGAGATGGAGCACTACATAGAGGAGGCCAAGAGGTACTACGTCAACATAGTGGGGAGGTACACCAAGAACACCATTGACGCCCTCAACAAGCTCTCCGCGGTCCTTGACAAGGTGAAGGTTATAGCGCCTGCCCACGGGCCGCTGTACAGGGGCGACCCAAGGCTCCCCGTGAAGCTCTACTACGACTGGGCCCTTCCAAGGCTTGAGCCAGAGGTGTCAATACTTTACATAAGCATGTACGGCCACACGGTGGACGCCGTCAAGAGGCTCAGCGACATAGTTAAGTCCCACGGGCTCAGGGTGAGGCTCATAGACGCCGCCGAGGAGCACATGTCATACGCGCTGAGCTACAGCAACAACTCGGCCGCCGTGCTCACGGTGTTTCCAACGTATGACGCCTCGATACCGATGCCCCTAAACAACATACTCTACACATACCAGGTCAAGATGTTCGGCAGGGGCAGGGCCGCCGGGGTGGTCACAAGCTACGGCTGGGGGCCCGTGGCGAAGCTCGCGGCTGACACGCTGACTAAGGCTGGCTTCAGGGTCGTGGAGCCCCTGGTCACGTTGAGGACAAGGCCGAGGAAGGAGGAGCTCGAGGCCCTGGACAAGCTTGGCGAGAGAATCGCCGAGGAGGCCCTCAAGGCGCTCGAGGGAGGCCATTAA
- a CDS encoding DUF1464 family protein — MGTDSGTKSYDIFGFDDETNEVIADESIPRDYMVRDPGAVLRRLKEIVREKGVDAVVASSGYGIPLKLAREASDEEIALATFISAEDAAKGHRILGLRRLLKMIKEEPELRDITYFTPGVVQLPTVPAYRKLNRVDMGTSDKVYSAALAIARHAEAFNLSYNDVNLIVVEVGFAYTSAMAVSSGQLVDGVAGTAGFPGYLGSGCVDGEVAYAISNVSRITKEMLFAGGAAYLGQGNPFTRPVEDFVSSGGDGYRALIESAAKDVMSLLVSTRPQAVYVSGRFSRIEGFVDDLGRAINGGLQGLWTGLRVVKLKASGRVAKEAAEGAAVIANGLAGGRYRKLVDVMRLRESSGSIFDYVTMFDREELRRAYSRLLGVDPEPRAMPEGYQQSYGSGKGTQQ; from the coding sequence CTGGGGACGGACTCGGGCACGAAGAGCTACGACATCTTTGGCTTCGACGATGAAACTAACGAGGTCATAGCTGACGAGTCAATACCCAGGGACTACATGGTCAGGGACCCGGGGGCCGTGCTCAGGAGGCTTAAGGAGATAGTGAGGGAGAAGGGCGTTGACGCCGTGGTCGCCTCAAGCGGCTACGGGATACCGCTAAAGCTGGCCAGGGAGGCCAGTGACGAGGAGATAGCGCTTGCCACCTTCATATCGGCCGAGGACGCCGCCAAGGGTCACAGGATACTTGGCCTGAGGAGGCTCCTGAAGATGATAAAGGAGGAACCGGAGCTCAGGGATATCACCTACTTCACCCCGGGCGTGGTCCAGCTGCCCACGGTGCCTGCCTACAGGAAGCTGAACAGGGTTGACATGGGGACTTCTGACAAGGTCTACAGCGCAGCGCTGGCCATAGCCAGGCACGCCGAGGCCTTCAACTTAAGCTATAACGACGTTAACCTAATAGTAGTTGAGGTGGGCTTTGCGTACACCTCGGCCATGGCGGTCAGCTCAGGCCAGCTGGTAGACGGCGTCGCCGGCACGGCGGGCTTCCCGGGCTACCTGGGCTCCGGCTGCGTTGACGGCGAGGTGGCCTATGCCATCTCTAACGTGTCCAGGATCACGAAGGAGATGCTCTTCGCGGGGGGAGCGGCCTACCTGGGCCAGGGGAACCCCTTCACGAGGCCAGTGGAGGACTTCGTTTCCTCTGGGGGCGACGGCTACAGGGCGCTTATAGAGTCAGCCGCCAAGGACGTCATGTCGCTCCTGGTGTCGACGAGGCCACAGGCCGTCTACGTCAGCGGCAGGTTCTCGAGGATCGAGGGATTCGTTGATGACCTGGGCAGGGCAATAAACGGGGGCCTCCAGGGCCTTTGGACGGGGCTCAGGGTTGTCAAGCTCAAGGCGAGCGGCAGGGTGGCTAAGGAGGCTGCGGAGGGCGCGGCGGTCATAGCCAACGGCCTTGCGGGCGGCAGGTACAGGAAGCTGGTGGATGTCATGAGGCTGAGGGAGAGCTCGGGCTCAATATTTGACTATGTGACTATGTTTGACAGGGAGGAGCTGAGGAGAGCTTACTCAAGGCTCCTGGGCGTCGACCCCGAGCCAAGGGCGATGCCAGAAGGATATCAACAAAGCTATGGATCAGGCAAGGGGACACAGCAATGA
- a CDS encoding beta-ribofuranosylaminobenzene 5'-phosphate synthase family protein, whose translation MRVFAPSHLHAGNLDLCGDMGRLYGTVGFTLEGPGIVVRVEESDILESNDQHALQALRTLRERFNLRGARVTVERSYPPYSGLGYVTGLYFAVAEGVSRLYGLGLRLEDVALAVRRGLVTALGLYAAKVGGFIVEGGFRKDMAEREVPPLIFRGDIPAHWLFIVALPYGPLPRIQRFRASSEDKALSEVREDCGLASRLSRLVLMKMLPGFVEGDIKEFGESLTEFNRLLGLAWSSYQGGTYCCPLVEKGIEIMLKHAYGVAQSSWGPTFYGLTDDEREAERAASEIEELLKANGGGEVLITRGRNRGIEVVDYG comes from the coding sequence GTGAGGGTGTTCGCACCGAGCCACCTGCACGCCGGCAACCTTGACCTGTGCGGCGACATGGGCAGGCTCTACGGCACCGTGGGCTTTACCCTGGAGGGACCAGGAATCGTCGTTAGGGTCGAGGAGTCCGACATCCTCGAGTCAAACGACCAGCACGCGCTCCAGGCCCTCAGGACGCTTAGGGAGAGGTTTAACCTGAGGGGGGCCAGGGTGACGGTAGAGAGGAGCTACCCCCCTTACTCAGGCCTGGGCTACGTCACGGGCCTTTACTTCGCTGTGGCGGAGGGGGTGTCAAGGCTCTACGGCCTCGGCCTGAGGCTAGAGGACGTGGCGCTTGCGGTCAGGAGGGGGCTCGTGACCGCCCTAGGCCTCTACGCGGCCAAGGTGGGGGGCTTCATAGTTGAGGGGGGCTTCAGGAAGGACATGGCTGAGAGGGAGGTGCCTCCCCTGATCTTCAGGGGCGACATACCCGCCCACTGGCTCTTCATAGTGGCCCTCCCCTACGGTCCCCTCCCGCGGATACAGAGGTTCAGGGCCAGCTCAGAGGACAAGGCGCTCTCGGAGGTCAGGGAGGACTGCGGCCTGGCCTCCAGGCTCTCGAGGCTGGTCCTAATGAAGATGCTCCCGGGCTTCGTCGAGGGCGACATCAAGGAGTTCGGGGAGTCGCTGACGGAGTTCAACAGGTTGCTGGGGCTCGCCTGGTCAAGTTACCAGGGGGGCACGTACTGCTGCCCCCTCGTTGAGAAGGGCATTGAGATCATGCTGAAGCACGCCTATGGCGTCGCTCAGTCATCCTGGGGACCCACGTTCTACGGCCTAACTGACGACGAGCGGGAGGCCGAGAGGGCCGCCTCAGAGATCGAGGAACTCCTTAAAGCTAACGGAGGGGGTGAGGTGCTCATAACCAGGGGCAGGAACAGGGGTATCGAGGTGGTGGACTACGGTTAG